DNA sequence from the Caretta caretta isolate rCarCar2 chromosome 23, rCarCar1.hap1, whole genome shotgun sequence genome:
cCAGGGTGGATGGGCCCGGGGGGctgatctgggggcagggagggggcaggacactGGGGTGGATGGGCCCGGGGGGctgatctgggggcagggagggggtgggatacCGGGGTAGACGGGCCCagctgggctctgactcagggagcagggagggggcaggatactggggtagatgggcccagggGTGTGACCCAGGATGTGGGGTCGGGGtctttccctttctctgtctgGTGCTAGTCTCTCACCTGATgcatttcctcataggtcaggagGAGGAAGTTGAGCCGGTCCCTAAGGCCCAGCCAGCCCTTGACGTGCTGGAACCAGGAGCCAAACAGTACTGGAAGCAAGGCGGGATTAGGGAGGGAGGTAAAATGCCAACTCATGCATCAAACGAACAGAGGGACCCAGAGGCTGGGCTTGAAGATCCTTTTGGTATAAAAGCTGGGCCACACGCAGCTCCCCagcccggagtcctggctcccaccccctctgccccccctgctctaaccactagccccactcctctcccggagccagggagagaacccaggagtcttggctctcagccccccccaaccACTGCACCGCGCTGCCTGGTACCTTTGCCTGCGCTGAAGAGCTCCACAAATTCCCCAAAATCTTCCGGGAACTCCAGGAACGAGGCCATTTTAGAGTAATAATAGAGAGAGACACAGACGTCCTTGGGGTTCCTCACAGTATAGATCacctgggacagggacagggactgagacggtgcccctcactcccgacccgcagccccctgctagccccaggctccccccagccctgccggtgtccctcactcccgaccctcaGCCCCTTGCTAGCcccaggctccccccagccctgccggtgccccacactcccgacccgcagcccctcacCTTGGCGTTGGAGCCGTGGAGGGAGGTCGGAAAGAGGCCGCAGGGCAGGTGGGATGAGATGAGCCGCGGACAGGGCCGGTTCTCCAGGAACCCAGCTGCCGTGGTCTGCTCAACCCAGGGCACCCGCTCCCAGGAGGGCACCGACTGCGCCAGCTGGGGGTCTCCGTCGCTGTGGATGAGGGTCAGCAGCTCTTGCATCCAGGtggtgcctgggggtggggggagaatgatggagctggggggctgggtagATATCGGGGGAGCGGGCCCCAGGGGGTGGTTAGAgccaggtgtgggggggaagcatGGGGGGAATGTGGGGAGAAGATGGGGCTgcgggagggaggtggaggagagtTCACAGGGGTCAGGGGGATGTCAGGGTGCAGGGGGATCCTGGAGTTCAGGGTGGCTTCCGGAGTGTCAGAGGAATGGGGTATGAAGGAGGGACACCCTGGGGGATAGGGTAGGAAGCTAGGATCCTGG
Encoded proteins:
- the LOC125627973 gene encoding sulfotransferase 2B1 isoform X2; this encodes MCGAGRWGGAVGTRDTDRALERPRPQGTTWMQELLTLIHSDGDPQLAQSVPSWERVPWVEQTTAAGFLENRPCPRLISSHLPCGLFPTSLHGSNAKVIYTVRNPKDVCVSLYYYSKMASFLEFPEDFGEFVELFSAGKVLFGSWFQHVKGWLGLRDRLNFLLLTYEEMHQDLRGSVERICQFLGKPLEARALDGVVENASFQAMKQNRMCNYSLVPENIMDQRISPFLRKGVPGDWKGHFTVAQSQAFDRLYQEQMQDVGIRFPWDEA